One Alphaproteobacteria bacterium DNA segment encodes these proteins:
- a CDS encoding RNA pseudouridine synthase, with protein sequence MSDDILARVLYRDTSFIVLNKPAGLPVHPGPGGGVCIEHFFPLLTFGLPRPPALAHRLDRDTSGCLILGRHRKTLAKLGKLFQQGRIGKTYWAIVQGAPPADSGTVDAPLAKQTPKQGWKMVVDEKHGQQAVSDWRLLGKGEIEGVGPISWIEFKPRTGRTHQIRIHAQHLGCPVLGDPIYGLVPKPSLPLHLHARKVVIPFKSEAPPVEVEAPAPDHMQAALRACGWEG encoded by the coding sequence ATGAGCGACGACATCCTTGCCCGCGTCCTGTACCGCGACACCAGCTTCATCGTGCTGAACAAGCCAGCCGGTCTGCCCGTTCATCCGGGACCCGGGGGCGGCGTTTGCATCGAGCACTTCTTCCCCCTGCTGACCTTCGGCCTGCCCAGGCCGCCAGCACTGGCGCACCGGCTTGACCGCGACACGTCGGGTTGCCTGATCCTGGGCAGGCACAGGAAGACGCTGGCCAAACTGGGCAAGCTGTTCCAGCAGGGCCGAATCGGCAAAACCTATTGGGCCATCGTGCAGGGTGCGCCGCCCGCAGACTCCGGCACCGTCGACGCCCCGCTGGCCAAGCAAACGCCCAAACAGGGCTGGAAGATGGTGGTCGACGAAAAGCACGGCCAACAGGCCGTGTCCGATTGGCGCCTGCTGGGCAAGGGCGAGATTGAAGGCGTTGGTCCGATCAGCTGGATCGAATTCAAGCCTCGCACCGGGCGCACGCACCAAATCCGCATCCATGCCCAGCATCTGGGCTGCCCGGTTCTGGGCGATCCGATTTACGGGCTTGTCCCCAAGCCGTCGCTGCCCTTGCATCTGCATGCCAGAAAGGTGGTGATTCCCTTCAAGTCGGAAGCGCCGCCGGTGGAAGTGGAAGCGCCCGCCCCCGATCATATGCAAGCAGCGCTTAGGGCCTGCGGCTGGGAAGGCTGA
- a CDS encoding glycerol-3-phosphate dehydrogenase — translation MSEGSLQRPFRKPIPWRDADFTDPVKLDLELRRQFDICHGCRRCFNLCESFPKLFDLIDAAKTGELDSVDSQDFKPVVDACTLCDMCFMTKCPYVPPHEFDIDIPHLMLRYRVAQAKAGEIGFAHRQLTETDRNGKLNSGALSGVVNWASSCKNHVTRPAMQAALGVDKKADLPKFTNRTLVRQAAEEPLQVNRDAPAFGRKAVIYATCFANYNQPEIGLAARQVLAVNGVETKVVYPECCGMPQLETGQIERVAEKAKRVAAEMGQYIDQGWDIVALVPSCALMLKFEWPLIVPGDPAVEKLAASTFDIPQYVMAIARKEGMAPGLKPVVGGVTVHIACHARAQNMGRKAEEMLKLIPETDVSVIERCSGHGGAWGIMKGNFDVALKVGKPVAKQAKEKGNGIVVSECPLARSHILQGIEQEGGETGAILNFTHPIQILAHAYGMQGGK, via the coding sequence ATGTCCGAAGGCAGCTTGCAACGGCCGTTTCGAAAGCCGATTCCCTGGCGGGACGCCGATTTCACCGATCCCGTGAAACTGGACCTTGAATTGCGCCGCCAGTTCGACATCTGCCACGGTTGCAGGCGTTGCTTCAATCTGTGCGAGAGCTTCCCCAAGCTGTTCGACCTGATAGATGCCGCGAAAACCGGCGAGCTGGACAGTGTGGACAGCCAAGATTTCAAGCCAGTCGTCGATGCCTGCACCCTGTGCGACATGTGCTTCATGACCAAATGCCCCTATGTGCCGCCGCACGAATTCGACATCGACATACCGCATTTGATGTTGCGCTATCGGGTGGCTCAGGCCAAGGCGGGCGAGATCGGATTTGCGCATCGCCAGCTGACCGAGACCGACCGCAACGGCAAGCTGAACAGCGGCGCCTTGTCGGGCGTGGTGAACTGGGCCTCGTCATGCAAGAACCATGTGACGCGTCCTGCGATGCAAGCAGCGCTTGGCGTCGACAAAAAGGCGGATCTGCCGAAATTCACCAACAGAACGCTGGTCAGGCAAGCCGCCGAGGAGCCGCTTCAGGTCAATCGCGACGCCCCGGCCTTTGGCCGCAAGGCGGTGATCTACGCCACCTGTTTCGCCAATTACAATCAGCCCGAGATCGGTCTGGCGGCCAGGCAGGTGCTGGCCGTCAACGGCGTCGAGACCAAGGTCGTCTACCCTGAATGCTGCGGCATGCCGCAACTGGAAACCGGACAGATCGAGCGCGTGGCTGAAAAGGCCAAGCGCGTCGCCGCAGAGATGGGCCAATATATCGACCAGGGCTGGGATATCGTGGCGTTGGTGCCGTCATGCGCGCTGATGCTGAAATTCGAATGGCCCCTCATCGTGCCTGGCGACCCTGCGGTCGAGAAACTGGCGGCCTCCACCTTCGACATTCCGCAATATGTGATGGCGATTGCCCGCAAGGAAGGCATGGCGCCCGGGCTGAAGCCGGTTGTTGGCGGCGTTACGGTGCATATCGCCTGTCACGCCAGGGCGCAGAATATGGGCCGCAAGGCCGAAGAGATGTTGAAGCTGATCCCCGAAACCGACGTGTCGGTCATCGAGCGTTGCTCGGGCCATGGCGGTGCCTGGGGCATCATGAAAGGCAATTTCGACGTGGCGCTCAAGGTCGGCAAGCCGGTGGCCAAGCAGGCCAAGGAAAAGGGCAACGGCATCGTCGTTTCGGAATGTCCCCTGGCCAGATCGCACATTCTTCAGGGGATCGAGCAAGAAGGCGGCGAAACGGGGGCGATCTTGAACTTCACGCATCCGATTCAAATTCTGGCGCATGCTTATGGAATGCAGGGAGGAAAGTAA
- a CDS encoding ribonuclease E/G produces the protein MAKRMLIDATHPEETRVVVVNGTRLEEFDVETSTKKQIKGNIYLAKVVRVEPSLQAAFVEYGGNRHGFLAFGEIHPDYYQIPVADREKLIALQQAEAHESNHDGESEESLDTLSGEDGVEEAERRRRQRLTRQYKIQEVIKRRQIMLIQVVKEERGGKGAALTTYLSLAGRYCVLMPNSPRGGGVSRKITNMADRKRLKKIVTDMEIPEGMAVIVRTAGSERSKAELKRDYEYLLRTWDSIRELTLKSTAPALIYEEANLIKRSIRDLYARDIDEVLVDGDEGYRMAKDFMRMLTPSHAKKVQPYKDPAMPLFQRFQVENQLDAMHSATAQLRSGGYIVINPTEALVSIDVNSGRATRERHIEETAYKTNLEAADEIARQLRLRDLAGLIVIDFIDMEERRNNQNVERRLKDALRGDRARIQIGRISPFGLLEMSRQRLRPSLMETSFLPCPQCGGAGHVRSTESTAVHVLRAIEEEGAKRRSAEITVFVPVLVALYILNQKRQALTDIEARHGFRVMVTGDESLISPQYRIERTKEKPKEEEGVARPVSSETHAPIVIEDDPEIEEEDEPDVEEEAEETPERQASEGEGSDKRGRKRRRRKPRHGERTGENRPAADAQAQEGADGEEEGGEGEETEASSDPAGDDDGARKKRRRGRRGGRRRRGREGGENGEAMAAEPNAQPTEGAAFEPAALPVVRDEPIMPVVRQTPPPPAVIEEALPPVTIEPEGDAKPKRKGWWNQLLG, from the coding sequence ATGGCAAAACGCATGCTGATCGATGCCACGCATCCCGAGGAGACCCGGGTGGTGGTGGTGAATGGAACCAGACTTGAAGAGTTCGACGTCGAGACGTCAACCAAGAAGCAGATCAAGGGCAATATCTATCTCGCCAAGGTGGTTCGCGTAGAGCCGTCGCTGCAGGCGGCCTTTGTCGAATATGGCGGCAACCGCCATGGCTTCCTGGCCTTCGGGGAAATCCATCCCGACTATTACCAAATCCCGGTCGCCGACCGCGAGAAGCTGATAGCGCTTCAGCAGGCCGAGGCGCACGAGTCCAACCATGACGGCGAGAGCGAGGAATCGCTCGATACCTTGAGCGGCGAGGACGGCGTGGAAGAGGCCGAGCGCCGACGCCGCCAGCGCCTGACCCGCCAATACAAGATTCAAGAAGTGATCAAGCGCCGCCAGATCATGCTGATCCAGGTGGTCAAGGAAGAGCGCGGCGGCAAGGGTGCGGCGCTGACCACCTATCTGTCGCTGGCGGGCCGCTATTGCGTGCTGATGCCCAACTCGCCTAGGGGCGGCGGCGTTTCGCGCAAGATCACCAACATGGCCGACAGGAAGCGATTGAAGAAGATCGTGACCGACATGGAAATCCCGGAAGGCATGGCGGTCATCGTGCGCACGGCTGGGTCCGAGCGTTCGAAGGCCGAGCTGAAGCGCGATTACGAGTATTTGTTGCGCACCTGGGATTCGATCCGGGAGCTGACCCTGAAATCGACGGCGCCCGCGCTGATCTATGAAGAAGCCAACCTGATCAAGCGCTCGATCCGCGACTTGTACGCCAGGGACATCGACGAAGTTCTGGTCGATGGCGACGAAGGCTACCGCATGGCCAAGGATTTCATGCGCATGCTGACGCCCAGCCATGCCAAGAAGGTCCAGCCCTACAAAGACCCGGCGATGCCCTTGTTCCAGCGTTTCCAGGTGGAAAACCAGTTGGACGCCATGCACAGCGCCACCGCGCAGCTGCGCAGCGGCGGCTATATCGTCATCAATCCCACCGAAGCCCTGGTCTCGATCGACGTCAATTCTGGCCGCGCCACCCGCGAACGCCATATCGAAGAGACCGCCTACAAGACCAATCTGGAAGCCGCCGACGAGATCGCCCGCCAATTGCGCCTGCGCGATCTGGCCGGCCTGATCGTCATCGACTTCATCGACATGGAAGAGCGGCGCAACAACCAGAATGTCGAACGGCGTTTGAAAGATGCGCTGCGCGGCGATCGGGCGCGCATTCAGATCGGGCGCATCAGCCCCTTCGGTCTGCTGGAAATGTCGCGCCAGCGCCTGCGTCCCAGCCTGATGGAGACCAGCTTCCTGCCCTGTCCGCAATGTGGAGGCGCCGGTCATGTGCGTTCGACGGAATCGACCGCCGTGCATGTGCTGCGCGCCATCGAGGAGGAGGGCGCCAAGCGCCGTTCGGCCGAGATCACGGTATTTGTGCCGGTCTTGGTGGCGCTGTACATCCTGAACCAGAAGCGCCAGGCGCTGACAGATATCGAGGCCAGACACGGTTTTAGGGTGATGGTAACGGGCGATGAAAGCCTGATCTCGCCGCAATACCGCATCGAGCGCACCAAGGAAAAGCCCAAGGAAGAAGAGGGCGTCGCCCGTCCCGTTTCCTCGGAAACCCATGCTCCCATCGTGATCGAGGACGATCCCGAGATCGAGGAAGAGGACGAGCCCGACGTCGAAGAGGAAGCCGAAGAGACGCCCGAGCGTCAGGCTTCTGAGGGCGAGGGATCGGACAAGCGGGGACGCAAGCGGCGCAGGCGCAAGCCGCGCCATGGCGAGCGCACCGGCGAAAATCGCCCGGCTGCCGACGCCCAGGCCCAGGAAGGGGCCGACGGCGAGGAAGAGGGCGGCGAGGGCGAAGAGACCGAAGCCTCGTCTGACCCGGCAGGCGACGACGATGGCGCCCGCAAGAAGCGCAGGCGCGGCCGCAGAGGCGGTCGACGCAGGCGCGGCCGTGAAGGCGGCGAGAATGGCGAAGCGATGGCCGCCGAGCCGAATGCTCAGCCAACCGAAGGCGCTGCGTTCGAACCAGCCGCCCTGCCGGTTGTGCGCGACGAGCCGATCATGCCGGTGGTTCGCCAGACCCCGCCGCCGCCAGCGGTGATCGAGGAGGCTCTGCCGCCCGTGACGATCGAGCCTGAAGGCGACGCCAAACCCAAGCGCAAGGGTTGGTGGAACCAACTTTTGGGCTGA
- a CDS encoding DUF3501 family protein: MAKKQITAADILPLEAYGSQRKQHRASMVDMKKSRRLAVGPHATFHFENFDTMLYQVHEMLWTEKGGAEQLKDELAAYNPLVPNGAELVATFMLEYEDPDRRAQALLGLGGIEETISLQIAEQRIAASWEQEVERTTPDGKTSSIHFLHFSMSPEARRLFKTPGAKAVLAVEHPNYAHMAVIPEHVRAALAGDLE; this comes from the coding sequence ATGGCGAAAAAGCAGATCACAGCCGCCGACATCTTGCCGCTCGAGGCCTATGGAAGCCAGCGCAAGCAGCACAGAGCGAGCATGGTCGACATGAAGAAGAGCCGCCGCCTAGCCGTAGGTCCGCACGCTACCTTCCATTTCGAGAATTTCGACACCATGCTCTATCAGGTCCATGAAATGCTGTGGACCGAGAAGGGCGGGGCGGAACAGTTGAAGGACGAGCTTGCAGCCTATAATCCTCTGGTGCCCAATGGCGCCGAACTGGTGGCGACCTTCATGCTGGAATACGAGGATCCGGACAGGCGGGCGCAGGCCCTGTTGGGGCTGGGCGGCATCGAAGAGACGATCTCGCTGCAAATCGCCGAGCAGCGCATCGCGGCCAGTTGGGAACAAGAGGTGGAGCGCACGACGCCGGATGGCAAAACGTCGTCCATCCATTTTCTGCATTTTTCCATGTCGCCGGAAGCCCGTCGCCTGTTCAAGACGCCGGGCGCCAAGGCGGTTCTGGCGGTCGAGCACCCGAACTACGCCCATATGGCGGTGATTCCCGAACATGTGCGGGCGGCGCTGGCGGGCGATCTTGAATGA
- the prfB gene encoding peptide chain release factor 2 (programmed frameshift), with protein sequence MKAETEALAQKIQQSMALLRRHLDWDQAVRRLEELNASAENPELWNNPAKAQKILRERTRLETSINACLSIERDLADQLGMIELAEAENDSAMVADAEAQLAALAEMARQKELEALLSGEADGNDCYLEVHAGAGGTEAQDWAEILARMYTRWAEKHGYKAEWIEESQGEEAGLKSATIQISGPNAYGWLKTESGVHRLVRISPFDSNARRHTSFSSIWVYPVIDDTIEVDIQEKDCRIDTYRASGAGGQHVNKTDSAIRITHMPTGIVVSCQVDRSQHRNRAMAWDMLRARIYEQELQKREAAAQAEADAKSDIGWGHQIRSYVLQPYQMVKDLRTNVETSDTAGVLDGDLDRFMAASLASRLGSGNDA encoded by the exons ATGAAAGCCGAAACCGAGGCCTTGGCCCAAAAGATCCAGCAGTCGATGGCGCTGCTGAGGAGGCATCTT GACTGGGATCAGGCCGTTCGCCGTCTGGAAGAGCTGAACGCTTCCGCCGAAAATCCCGAACTTTGGAACAATCCCGCCAAGGCGCAGAAAATCCTGCGCGAGCGCACGCGCCTTGAAACCTCGATCAACGCCTGCCTGTCCATCGAACGCGATCTGGCCGATCAGTTGGGCATGATCGAACTGGCCGAAGCCGAGAACGATTCGGCCATGGTGGCCGATGCCGAGGCGCAATTGGCCGCTTTGGCCGAGATGGCCCGCCAGAAGGAGCTGGAAGCCCTGCTGTCCGGCGAGGCCGACGGCAACGACTGCTATCTGGAAGTCCATGCCGGAGCGGGCGGCACCGAGGCTCAGGACTGGGCGGAAATCCTGGCCCGCATGTATACGCGCTGGGCCGAGAAGCACGGCTACAAAGCGGAATGGATCGAGGAAAGCCAGGGCGAGGAAGCGGGCTTGAAATCGGCGACCATTCAGATATCGGGTCCCAATGCCTATGGCTGGCTGAAGACGGAATCGGGCGTTCACCGTTTGGTGCGCATCAGCCCCTTCGATTCCAATGCAAGGCGGCACACCAGCTTTTCCTCGATCTGGGTCTATCCCGTCATCGACGACACGATCGAGGTCGATATTCAGGAAAAGGATTGCCGCATCGACACCTACCGCGCCTCGGGCGCGGGCGGCCAGCACGTCAACAAAACCGATTCCGCGATCCGCATCACCCATATGCCGACCGGCATCGTGGTCAGTTGTCAGGTCGATCGCTCGCAGCACCGCAACCGGGCCATGGCCTGGGACATGCTGCGCGCCCGCATCTACGAGCAGGAACTGCAAAAGCGCGAAGCGGCGGCGCAAGCCGAGGCCGACGCCAAAAGCGACATCGGCTGGGGGCACCAAATCCGCTCCTATGTGTTGCAGCCCTACCAGATGGTCAAGGACCTGCGCACCAACGTCGAGACCAGCGACACGGCGGGCGTGCTGGATGGCGATCTGGATCGCTTCATGGCGGCCTCGCTGGCCAGCCGCCTGGGCAGTGGCAACGACGCATGA
- a CDS encoding N-acetylmuramoyl-L-alanine amidase: MSRKRFRFQSFLTGFLAGLVLTLKVGAALAGPAALGFRAGEHGDTTRIVLDLSEEAPYQVRQLTGPDRIAIDFPGLEWRMKSALPSRGVGLAKMVRAEGVSTLVIELARPAKPAKVFYLAPGGGNSWRFVMDLVPAKPGEREKTALAKPAAQPPAAAKPPAPARPGKQPATAKAPPPAAEPAPAPVKPKPVIVIDPGHGGVDPGAVGASGVYEKNIVLAMARELKEQLDATGRFKVVLTRDRDVFLKLRDRVAKARAAGGDLFLSLHADSHPNLQLSGLSVYTLSEKASDAEAEQLAESENKADLIAGIDLSNEAPEVANILIDLAQRETMNLSANFAGKAVGGLGREVKLLSNTHRFAGFAVLKAPDVPSVLVELGYLSNPKEEQLLKTEAYRGKLAKALAHAATEYFDNLRKAASP; the protein is encoded by the coding sequence ATGAGTCGTAAGCGTTTCCGTTTTCAGTCCTTTCTGACGGGCTTTCTGGCCGGGTTGGTTCTGACGCTAAAGGTCGGCGCCGCCCTGGCGGGTCCGGCGGCCTTGGGATTCCGGGCGGGCGAACATGGGGATACGACCAGGATCGTTCTCGATCTGAGCGAGGAGGCGCCCTATCAGGTCCGCCAACTGACGGGTCCCGACCGCATCGCCATCGACTTCCCTGGACTGGAATGGCGGATGAAGTCGGCCCTGCCCAGCAGGGGCGTTGGATTGGCCAAGATGGTGCGAGCCGAGGGCGTGAGCACCTTGGTCATCGAGCTGGCGCGCCCTGCCAAGCCTGCAAAAGTATTCTATCTGGCCCCCGGGGGCGGCAATTCCTGGCGTTTCGTGATGGACTTGGTCCCCGCCAAGCCGGGCGAGCGCGAGAAAACCGCCCTGGCCAAGCCGGCGGCCCAGCCGCCCGCCGCCGCCAAGCCGCCTGCGCCTGCGCGTCCGGGCAAGCAACCCGCCACCGCCAAAGCGCCCCCTCCGGCGGCCGAGCCTGCGCCCGCTCCGGTCAAGCCCAAGCCGGTGATCGTGATCGATCCCGGTCATGGCGGCGTCGATCCCGGCGCGGTCGGCGCATCCGGCGTCTATGAAAAGAACATCGTGCTGGCGATGGCGCGCGAATTGAAAGAGCAGCTTGACGCCACGGGCCGCTTCAAGGTGGTGCTGACCCGCGACCGCGACGTTTTCTTGAAGCTGCGCGACCGCGTGGCCAAGGCCAGGGCGGCGGGTGGGGACCTGTTTCTTTCGCTGCATGCCGACTCGCATCCCAATCTTCAACTGTCTGGCCTGTCGGTCTACACGCTTTCCGAAAAGGCGTCTGACGCCGAGGCCGAGCAATTGGCCGAAAGCGAAAACAAGGCCGACTTGATCGCTGGCATCGATCTGTCGAACGAAGCGCCGGAAGTCGCCAACATCCTGATCGATCTGGCCCAGCGCGAAACCATGAACCTGTCGGCCAATTTCGCGGGCAAGGCGGTGGGCGGGCTGGGGCGCGAGGTCAAGCTGCTGTCGAACACGCATCGCTTCGCGGGTTTCGCGGTCTTGAAGGCGCCCGACGTGCCTTCGGTGCTGGTCGAACTTGGCTATCTGTCCAATCCGAAGGAAGAACAGCTTTTGAAGACCGAAGCCTATCGCGGCAAGCTGGCCAAGGCCTTGGCGCATGCCGCCACGGAATATTTTGACAATCTGCGCAAGGCGGCCAGCCCGTGA
- a CDS encoding penicillin-binding protein 1A: protein MTRLLRFFGILLLLALLGGLAAAAGGLALFYHYGRGLPDFSQLANYQPPISTRIHAGDGRLLTEFAIEKRAFVPINAIPKRVIDAFLSAEDKSFYTHTGVDPLGILRAVVTNLKNMGGSRRPVGASTITQQVAKNFLLTNEVSIERKVKEMILAFRLERAFTKDHILELYLNEIYLGIGAYGVAAATTHYFDKSLDELSIAEAAFLAALPKAPNNYHPQRFPEAAKSRRDWVLERMAEDGVISQAEADAAKAEPLFMRPRPDSIYVRGADWFAEEVRRRLAKSYGEETLYKGGLSVRTSLDPRLQELADRVLRQGLLAYDRRHGWRGPIGRVELSADWTTQLAQVQPPGGIDPWETALVLAVGENFADIGLIDGSRGRIPWTELSWARPTLEEQEVGPSPKRASDVVKPGDVVAVQPVKANSEGVAYPAHSYALRQPPKIEGALVAMDPHTGRVLALSGGFSYARSQFNRATQAMRQPGSAFKPFIYLAALDAGYTPSSLILDAPFVMEQGPGLPKWKPQNYSGEFYGPSTMRLGIEKSRNLMTVRLAQAIGMDKVADYAQRFNITPNLQPVLSMALGAGETTVLNLTSAYSMIVNGGRKVTPSLIDRVQDRNGKTVYRHDMRPCPTCTAAFWTNQSPPVVPDTREYVTDPLSAYQMTSMLQGVVERGTGAIIASVGKPLAGKTGTSNDFRDAWFVGFSPDFVVGVFTGFDDPLTLGKKETGSAVAAPIFRDFMKEALADKPATPFRIPPGIRLVRVDQQMGRPAGPNDKNAILEAYKPDQMPGDGGVLEGFGGMQDDNGVTPQGGPSAPSAGGLY, encoded by the coding sequence GTGACCAGATTGTTGCGCTTTTTCGGCATTCTTCTTTTGTTGGCGCTGCTGGGCGGACTGGCGGCGGCGGCGGGCGGCTTGGCCCTGTTCTACCATTATGGCCGGGGACTGCCCGACTTCTCGCAGTTGGCCAATTACCAACCTCCGATCTCGACGCGCATCCATGCGGGTGATGGGCGGCTGCTGACCGAATTCGCCATCGAGAAGCGGGCCTTCGTGCCCATCAACGCCATTCCCAAGCGGGTGATCGACGCTTTTCTGTCCGCCGAGGATAAATCCTTTTACACCCACACGGGCGTCGATCCCTTGGGCATCCTGCGCGCCGTGGTGACGAATCTGAAAAATATGGGCGGCTCGCGCAGGCCCGTGGGCGCGTCCACCATCACCCAGCAGGTGGCCAAGAATTTTCTTCTGACCAACGAAGTGTCCATCGAGCGCAAGGTCAAGGAGATGATCCTGGCCTTCCGTCTCGAGCGGGCCTTTACGAAGGACCATATCCTCGAGCTTTACCTGAACGAAATCTATCTGGGCATTGGCGCTTACGGCGTCGCTGCGGCTACGACGCACTATTTTGACAAGTCGCTCGATGAATTGTCGATTGCCGAAGCGGCTTTCCTGGCCGCCCTGCCCAAGGCCCCCAACAACTATCATCCGCAGCGTTTTCCCGAAGCGGCCAAGTCGCGGCGCGATTGGGTTCTGGAACGCATGGCCGAGGATGGGGTGATCAGCCAGGCGGAAGCCGACGCCGCCAAGGCCGAGCCTTTGTTCATGCGCCCCAGGCCTGACAGCATCTATGTGCGCGGTGCCGATTGGTTCGCCGAAGAGGTGCGCCGTCGTCTGGCCAAAAGTTACGGCGAGGAAACGCTTTACAAGGGCGGCCTTTCGGTGCGCACCAGCCTGGACCCGCGCTTGCAGGAACTTGCCGACCGCGTGCTGCGCCAGGGATTGCTGGCCTATGATCGCCGCCATGGATGGCGCGGCCCCATCGGCCGGGTCGAACTGAGCGCGGATTGGACGACCCAACTGGCGCAGGTTCAGCCGCCGGGCGGCATCGATCCTTGGGAAACGGCGCTGGTCCTGGCGGTGGGTGAGAATTTCGCCGATATCGGTCTGATCGACGGCAGCCGGGGCCGCATTCCCTGGACTGAACTGTCCTGGGCGCGCCCCACGCTGGAAGAACAAGAAGTGGGGCCTTCGCCCAAGCGGGCTTCTGATGTCGTAAAGCCCGGCGATGTGGTGGCGGTTCAGCCGGTGAAGGCGAATTCCGAGGGCGTGGCCTATCCCGCCCACAGCTACGCGCTTCGCCAGCCGCCCAAGATCGAAGGCGCTTTGGTGGCGATGGATCCGCATACGGGACGCGTATTGGCCCTGTCCGGCGGATTCTCCTATGCGCGCAGCCAGTTCAACCGGGCGACCCAGGCCATGCGTCAGCCCGGCTCGGCCTTCAAGCCCTTCATCTATCTTGCCGCCCTCGATGCGGGCTACACGCCCTCGTCGCTGATCTTGGACGCGCCTTTCGTGATGGAACAGGGACCGGGCCTGCCGAAATGGAAGCCGCAGAATTACAGCGGCGAATTCTACGGCCCATCGACCATGCGCCTTGGCATCGAGAAATCGCGCAATCTGATGACCGTGCGCCTGGCCCAGGCCATCGGCATGGACAAGGTGGCCGATTACGCTCAGCGATTCAACATTACGCCGAATCTGCAGCCGGTGCTGTCGATGGCGCTGGGGGCGGGCGAGACGACGGTTCTCAACCTGACCAGCGCCTATTCGATGATCGTCAATGGCGGGCGCAAGGTAACGCCTTCGCTGATCGACCGCGTGCAGGACCGCAACGGCAAGACCGTGTACCGTCACGACATGCGCCCTTGCCCGACCTGCACGGCCGCCTTCTGGACCAACCAGTCGCCCCCGGTGGTGCCGGATACGCGCGAATACGTCACCGATCCCTTAAGCGCCTATCAGATGACCTCGATGCTGCAAGGCGTGGTCGAGCGCGGCACCGGCGCCATCATCGCCAGCGTCGGCAAGCCGCTGGCGGGCAAGACCGGCACCTCCAACGACTTTCGCGACGCCTGGTTCGTGGGCTTCTCGCCCGATTTCGTGGTCGGCGTCTTCACCGGCTTCGACGATCCCCTGACGCTGGGCAAGAAGGAAACCGGTTCGGCGGTGGCGGCCCCCATCTTTCGCGATTTCATGAAGGAAGCGCTGGCCGACAAGCCCGCAACGCCCTTTCGCATTCCGCCGGGCATTCGCCTAGTGCGGGTCGATCAGCAGATGGGCCGCCCGGCCGGACCCAACGACAAGAACGCCATCCTTGAAGCCTACAAGCCCGATCAAATGCCGGGCGACGGCGGCGTGCTTGAAGGCTTTGGCGGCATGCAAGACGACAATGGCGTGACTCCCCAGGGCGGGCCTTCCGCGCCGTCGGCGGGCGGGTTGTATTAA
- a CDS encoding alpha/beta hydrolase — MMAPLGHRVFGSGRKTAIFLHEWLGHHDNWLPVLPYLSKDKARWVLADLRGYGWSRRIKGDFSLDEAASDVLALADHLKAGRFHLVGHSMGGLVAQAVAVAAPRRIASLSLVCPVPASGFAADKAALARMQKVLTNDKALRDAIHARTGNRLGEGWIARKSAIARQAGTRAAQKGYLEMFTGSDISGLVKGQDMPVRLIAGKHDLPFYGMAAQKKRFSKWYPNLDFVEILEAGHYPMLETPARLAGLIEDWVSLPSRRP; from the coding sequence ATGATGGCCCCGCTCGGCCACCGTGTTTTCGGTTCCGGGCGCAAGACGGCGATCTTCTTGCATGAATGGCTGGGTCATCACGACAACTGGCTGCCCGTCCTGCCCTATCTGTCCAAGGACAAGGCGCGTTGGGTGCTGGCCGATCTGCGCGGCTATGGTTGGTCGCGCCGCATCAAGGGCGATTTCAGCCTGGACGAAGCCGCCAGCGACGTGCTGGCCCTGGCCGATCATCTAAAGGCGGGCCGGTTCCATCTGGTCGGCCATTCCATGGGCGGATTGGTGGCGCAGGCGGTGGCCGTCGCAGCACCCCGACGCATCGCCTCGCTGTCTCTGGTTTGCCCCGTTCCCGCCAGCGGCTTTGCTGCCGACAAGGCGGCGCTGGCGCGCATGCAAAAGGTTCTGACAAACGACAAGGCGTTGCGCGACGCCATCCATGCGCGCACGGGCAATCGTTTGGGCGAAGGATGGATCGCCAGGAAATCGGCCATCGCCCGTCAGGCGGGAACCAGGGCTGCGCAGAAGGGCTATCTTGAGATGTTCACCGGCTCGGACATTTCGGGTCTTGTGAAAGGCCAAGACATGCCGGTGCGCCTGATCGCGGGCAAGCATGATCTGCCCTTTTACGGCATGGCGGCGCAGAAAAAGCGCTTTTCCAAATGGTATCCCAATCTCGATTTCGTCGAGATACTGGAAGCCGGGCATTATCCGATGCTGGAAACGCCCGCCCGGCTGGCGGGCCTGATCGAAGATTGGGTCAGCCTTCCCAGCCGCAGGCCCTAA